From one Xiphias gladius isolate SHS-SW01 ecotype Sanya breed wild chromosome 12, ASM1685928v1, whole genome shotgun sequence genomic stretch:
- the si:ch211-168d1.3 gene encoding ras and Rab interactor 2: MQEVGSTQRGSQRAFSVLDRLLLTHPVWLQLSLNQDSALYILLREPVGTFLVRKCSASQRKVLCLRVTADRSASSVKECFICEEDSTFALESSALSFPDLCRLVAFYCISRDVLPFPLELPEAIAKATTHRQLEAISHMGQDFWSSPSASDIQNGPVDPLASTSASQAQTVVTQDQCALLTQGKQGKVCFINPLFLQLEVSKQPQLTNHSASNKRHRFKRSMRLRLSESSMNLSLEGVGSYSPPPSVEQPAGPEKLQKAGTNPQRRVHAGAGILRRTPAVSPGSAEEEDMMSACVPETSAKVEESPKTQQSAQAEEPGIEVAVLALDRRVAPSLAELDSSSSFSSMDEDSDWDSDPESMVQTQRYTYPRPPLMRSRGRGGLHRMSEAFVCFFAPDKRLTRLVEELSRDRRSIFGGMVQDFLLAQREVLKSLASSSSSSSSSSSLVSSVQLLQGLRLFLSQAKCCLLDSGELEPPIETLVPENEKDLALERAMFSCVLRPLRSHLEKALVALHNQDGSSQRLSQNLLRLKGDAAMEQLGVQTGVPDSREVERVKQKLGLMQKTHSPIDKVLLLLQVCKCVHKAMGSLHGQEVSWDDFLPSLSYVIVECNRPHILIEVEYMMELLEPSWLGGEGGYYLTSVYASLCLIQSLDGEKPFSGCLTLEAQEALKEWSCRRSREAQRQKESQQSQRCVRILFQDGERSAIRTLQWRAGETSQALAQLCATTFGVSDPQQYTLYWRSGGEMRALPPQAQPQDLASHSEGGPSLSYLRTDHDFSKMRRLTRGGAVDLSESVCEE; this comes from the exons ATGCAGGAGGTGGGCAGTACCCAGCGAGGCTCTCAGCGGGCCTTCAGCGTCCTGGATCGTCTGCTGCTCACACATCCTGTGTGGCTGCAGCTGTCGCTCAACCAAGACTCTGCCCTCTACATCCTGCTCAGAGAGCCTGTTGGG ACCTTTCTGGTGCGTAAATGCAGCGCCAGCCAGAGGAAGGTGCTGTGCTTGAGAGTGACAGCGGACAGAAGTGCCTCCTCTGTCAAGGAGTGCTTCATCTGTGAGGAGGACTCCA CATTCGCCTTGGAGAGCTCAGCACTCAGCTTCCCTGACTTGTGTCGACTGGTGGCCTTCTACTGTATCAGCAG GGATGTGTTGCCTTTCCCACTGGAGCTACCAGAGGCTATTGCTAAAGCCACAACTCACAGGCAGCTGGAGGCCATTTCACACATGGGACAAG ACTTCTGGAGCTCGCCGAGTGCTTCAGACATCCAAAACGGACCGGTGGACCCATTGGCATCGACCAGCGCCAGCCAGGCCCAGACAGTGGTGACCCAGGACCAATGTGCCCTGCTGACCCAAGGCAAACAAGGCAAAGTCTGCTTCATCAACCCGCTGTTCCTGCAGCTGGAGGTCAGCAAG CAGCCACAACTCACAAACCACAGTGCCTCCAATAAACGGCACCGCTTCAAGCGCAGCATGCGGCTCCGGCTCTCCGAGTCCTCCATGAATTTGTCGCTGGAGGGGGTCGGCTCCTACTCGCCTCCCCCCTCAGTGGAGCAGCCCGCTGGGCCAGAGAAGCTGCAGAAGGCTGGCACTAACCCACAGAGGAGAGTTCATGCTGGGGCAGGGATCCTGAGGAGAACCCCGGCTGTATCGCCGGGttctgcagaggaagaggacatgATGTCTGCCTGTGTGCCCGAG ACATCTGCCAAGGTGGAAGAGTCTCCGAAGACCCAGCAGTCAGCCCAAGCAGAGGAGCCAGGCATCGAGGTTGCGGTTCTGGCCCTGGACCGCCGCGTGGCTCCGTCCCTGGCCGAGCTCGACAGCAGCAGCTCCTTCAGCAGTATGGATGAGGACAGTGACTGGGATTCAGATCCAGAAAGCATGGTCCAAACCCAGAGGTACACCTACCCGCGCCCGCCACTCATGCGATCCCGAGGCCGCGGGGGGCTGCACCGTATGAGTGAggcgtttgtgtgtttctttgctcCGGACAAGCGGCTGACGCGACTGGTGGAGGAGCTGTCCAGAGACAGGCGCTCCATCTTCGGGGGCATGGTTCAGGACTTCCTCCTGGCGCAGAGGGAGGTGCTCAAATCCCTGGcctcatcttcttcatcatcgtcctcttcctcatctcttgTGAGCTCTGTGCAGCTCCTGCAGGGTCTGCGGCTCTTTCTGTCCCAGGCAAAGTGCTGCTTGCTGGACAGCGGAGAGCTAGAGCCTCCCATTGAAACCCTGGTGCCAGAGAACGAGAAAG ACCTGGCACTGGAGCGAGCCATGTTCTCCTGCGTGCTCAGGCCTCTGAGGTCGCACCTCGAAAAAGCCCTGGTGGCGTTGCACAATCAGGACGGCTCCAGCCAGCGTCTCTCCCAGAACCTGCTCCGTCTGAAAGGGGACGCCGCCATGGAGCAGCTCGGCGTGCAGACGGGTGTCCCGGACAGCCGCGAGGTGGAGAGGGTGAAGCAGAAGCTGGGCCTGATGCAGAAGACGCACTCGCCCATCGacaaagtgctgctgctgttacaagTGTGCAAGTGCGTCCACAAAGCCATGGGGTCCTTACATG GACAGGAAGTGAGCTGGGATGACTTCCTGCCATCGTTGTCTTACGTAATTGTGGAGTGTAACAGGCCCCACATCCTGATAGAGGTGGAGTACATGATGGAGCTGCTGGAGCCCTCCTGGCTCGGAGGAGAGG GTGGGTACTACCTGACTAGTGTGTATGCTAGCCTTTGTCTGATCCAGAGCCTGGACGGGGAAAAACCGTTCTCAGGCTGCCTGACGCTGGAGGCCCAGGAGGCGCTGAAGGAGTGGAGCTGCAGACGGAGCCGGGAAGCCCAGAGACAAAAGGAGAGCCAGCAGAGCCAG aGGTGCGTTCGGATACTGTTCCAGGACGGGGAGCGGAGCGCCATTCGGACGTTGCAGTGGAGAGCCGGGGAAACCAGCCAGGCCCTGGCACAGCTGTGTGCCACCACCTTCGGAGTGTCCGACCCGCAGCAATACACCCTGTACTGGCGCAGCGGTGGTGAGATGAGGGCCCTGCCGCCTCAGGCTCAGCCCCAGGACCTGGCCAGCCACAGCGAGGGAGGCCCCTCGCTCTCCTACCTGAGGACCGACCACGACTTCAGCAAAATGCGTCGGCTCACCAGAGGTGGCGCCGTGGACCTAAGCGAGTCGGTGTGTGAGGAGTGA